One Setaria viridis chromosome 5, Setaria_viridis_v4.0, whole genome shotgun sequence genomic region harbors:
- the LOC117854475 gene encoding uncharacterized protein, with the protein MDAHVRSSSAADAAAAAPSTSGSGGTASYPYTAAGGDGDDNAGAGGAKVWVLVLLFALLLLPFLPSAVRRGGPTPWAGGGGGGGGGGGGGGGQGYRRGGISFKSGWDVVNLCLVLFAILCGLLGRGGGGDGESSSGAASASAAAKGDRQDASLAPPAGDVTAARTDSGDWGEGYDSFSSVYASLPRINNHAHTAGIRRMKSSSSYPELRLGSDGVWSLASPEAAWRSYDDADLYRNRRPERRERSWDVDPQGRAPEVKTIPVDTFVERGRRSPPPREPRSRRRSVERLPKMPEVVEEERPQPRDAVVTPARSMRWSAEAEDVIPEQEVRVAPPRIRRWNSESLDSFLEQEAAAAAAPARSSRWSAEPVDVIPEQEERVEPASIRRWNSESLDAFLEREAAAAPTRSSRWNAEAVGVIPEQEERVAPARIRRWNSESLDAFLEREAVVAAARSSRWSAEAVDVIPEQEAPVAPARLRRWNSESLDAILAQEAAAAPARSSRWSSEAVGVIPEQEAPVAMAPAAPPPPPPPPAPTRRRRRSVEKLPRPEELEQEIVVEEVRNPMPPPTPAMFPPGTPPPPPPPPLPSTGSRSKKKRGGSVGGAKELASAIALFYQKKRKSITMKAKRRPHHHHHSDDHYSPPSSDASASPDSSVRTTNAAPPPPPPPPPPPPPSSIFSNLFKNKKGGSKSRRIHSVAPPQPPPPPPPTRRSKKPPPPPSRPAPPAPSPPPVSARPPRARVHAHTHTHAQQPPLYPTPRRVYYTYYPLPPPSPPLPPPPPPPPPLVSEGDGDTPSVPASPAPSYCASPDVNTKADRFIESFREGLKLEKLNSYREKWQRHIQEDATVEIEEEGEFMVIGSLFGSDDEDDDGISLPETPATAAVAVGF; encoded by the coding sequence ATGGACGCCCACGTGAGGAGTTCTTCAGCTGCggatgccgcggcggcggcgcccagcaCCAGCGGTAGCGGCGGGACGGCGTCGTACCCCtacaccgccgccggcggcgacggggacgacaatgcgggcgccggcggggccaagGTCTGGGTTCTCGTGCTCCTCTTCGCGCTGCTCCTGCTGCCGTTCCTGCCCTCCGcggtgcggcgcggcggcccgACGCCCtgggctggaggcggcggcggaggaggaggaggaggagggggaggcggggGCCAAGGGTACCGCCGCGGCGGGATCAGCTTCAAGAGCGGCTGGGACGTCGTCAACCTCTGCCTCGTGCTCTTCGCCATCCTCTGCGGCctcctcggccgcggcggcggcggcgacggggagtcctcctccggcgcggcttcggcgtcggcggcggccaagggcgACCGGCAGGATGCGTCTCTCGCGCCGCCCGCGGGGGACGtcacggcggcgaggacggacTCGGGGGACTGGGGGGAGGGCTACGACTCCTTCTCCAGCGTCTACGCCAGCCTGCCCCGCATCAACAACCACGCGCACACGGCGGGGATCCGACGGATGAAGAGCAGCAGCTCCTACCCGGAGCTGCGCCTCGGCAGCGACGGCGTCTGGAGCCTCGCGTCGCCGGAGGCCGCCTGGCGGTCCTACGACGACGCCGACCTGTACCGGAACCGCCGCCCGGAGCGGCGGGAGCGGAGCTGGGACGTCGACCCACAGGGGAGGGCGCCGGAGGTGAAGACGATCCCCGTCGACACGTTCGTCGAGCGCGGCcggaggtcgccgccgcctcgagaGCCGCGGAGTCGGAGGAGGAGTGTCGAGAGGCTCCCCAAGATGCctgaggtggtggaggaggagaggccgCAGCCAAGGGACGCGGTGGTCACGCCGGCGAGGAGCATGAGGTGgagcgcggaggcggaggacgtCATAccggagcaggaggtgcgggTGGCGCCACCGAGAATCAGGAGGTGGAACTCGGAGTCGTTGGATTCGTTTCTGGaacaggaggcggcggcggcggcggccccggcgagGAGCAGCAGGTGGAGCGCGGAGCCGGTGGACGTGATaccggagcaggaggagcggGTAGAGCCGGCGAGTATCAGGAGGTGGAACTCGGAGTCGTTGGATGCGTTTCTAGagagggaggcagcggcggctccGACGAGGAGCAGCAGGTGGAACGCGGAGGCGGTGGGCGTGATACCGGAGCAGGAGGAAcgggtggcgccggcgaggatCAGGAGGTGGAACTCCGAGTCGTTGGATGCGTTTCTAGagagggaggcggtggtggctgcggcgaggagcagcaggTGGAGCGCGGAGGCGGTGGATGTGATACCGGAGCAGGAGGcgccggtggcgccggcgaggctcAGGAGGTGGAACTCGGAGTCGCTGGACGCGATACTggcgcaggaggcggcggcggctccggcgaggAGCAGCAGATGGAGCTCGGAGGCGGTGGGCGTGATACCGGAACAGGAGGCTCCGGTGGCGATGGCCCCTGctgctccaccacctccgccaccgccgccggcgcctacccgacggcgacggcgcagcGTCGAGAAGCTGCCGAGGCCAGAGGAACTGGAGCAAGAGATAGTAGTGGAAGAGGTCAGGAACCCGatgccgccgccaacgccggccATGTTCCCGCCTGgaacgccgcccccgccgccacctccaccgctTCCGTCGACGGGGTCGCGCAGCAAGAAGAAGCGGGGCGGCAGTGTCGGCGGCGCCAAGGAGCTGGCGTCCGCCATTGCTCTGTTCTACCAGAAGAAGCGCAAGAGCATTACCATGAAGGCCAAGAGGcggccccaccaccaccaccattccGACGACCACtactcgccgccgtcgtccgacGCGTCGGCGAGCCCCGACTCCAGTGTCCGCACCACCaatgccgcgccgccgccgccgcccccgccgcctcccccgcccccgccgtcctcCATCTTCTCCAACCTCTTCAAGAACAAGAAGGGCGGCAGCAAGAGCCGCCGCATCCACTccgtcgcgccgccgcagccgccacccccgcctccACCCACTCGCCGATCCAAGAAGCCACCCCCGCCTCCGTCTCGCCCCGCTCCTCCAGCACCATCGCCGCCACCGGTCAGtgcgcgcccgccgcgcgcccgcgtgcacgcgcacacgcacacgcacgcgCAGCAGCCGCCATTGTACCCCACCCCCAGGCGCGTCTACTACACCTACtacccgctcccgccgccgtcgccgccgctacctccacctcccccgccgccaccaccgctggtATCCGAGGGCGATGGTGATACTCCTTCGGtgccggcctcgccggcgccatcgTACTGCGCGAGCCCCGACGTGAACACGAAGGCGGACAGGTTCATCGAGAGCTTCCGCGAGGGGCTGAAGCTGGAGAAGCTCAACTCGTACCGGGAGAAGTGGCAGAGGCACATCCAAGAGGACGCCACCGTCGAGATTGAAGAGGAGGGAGAGTTCATGGTGATCGGGTCGCTCTTCGGCAGCGACGATGAGGATGACGACGGCATCTCGTTGCCGGAGACGCCGGCGACCGCTGCTGTCGCCGTCGGCTTCTAA
- the LOC117858305 gene encoding myosin-17, which translates to MDGDQRRPAAAAVVTVARAARAQDSPARRLIAWLQLLLRAFVQRYSKLASWDAAGRPVLVVLAAFVLQRSLRRRYLSWKESSRLRLRAAAVTVQAAVRAMAARRELSLRKQIRAATRIQAQWRAHRAVWSYLMTRRAALICQRSWRQSMASRELRKLRLEDLEREMLDEMCRLREMVDVLQQAVNDAETRAVNEREAAKKAIAELEAAPLIKETVVMVEDTEKVNSLNAEVDRLKDLLGAEMKETFAAKKVLAEAELRNEKLARLLGVEEVKNKRLQDSLKRMEEKASNLDEENKMLRQAVASIPTIKSPSTENHEAPNIQETTDNEKTPNGAVKPIIVDREGNIHEKSAEQPSSNGNEAEKQQQELLIKCLSEDLGFSIGRPIAAYLIYRCMVHWRLFEEERTPVFDRIIQKITTALEGRDNNDTLAYWLSNSCTLLVLLRRTLKINGVAALARQRRRASPLKVPQEDEDPSHHDRPLSDGRLIGGLAEVYQVEAKYPAIAFKQQLTALLEKVYGIIRHNLKKELSPLLSLCIQAPRTFVVSPRGSCSQGTDLAQQASMAHWQSIIKILTNSLNVMKSNYVPPFLICKLFTQVFSFINVQLFNSLLLRRECCSFSNGEYLKAGLDELEHWCFWLTEEYAGSAWDELKHIRQAVTLLILEEKHSRSLSEITDDFCPALSMQQLYRISTMYCDDKYGTLGIPSEVISSMRTKMVEGSSSPSAHDDINSFLLDDDFSIPFSVDDIAKLMVHVDVADMDLPPLIQENSGTKLGH; encoded by the exons ATGGATGGAGATCAGAGgaggccagccgccgccgccgtggtcacCGTCGcacgggcggcgcgcgcgcaggACAGCCCGGCGCGGCGCCTGATCGCCTGGCTGCAGCTTCTCCTCC GGGCGTTCGTTCAGAGGTACAGCAAGCTCGCGAGCTGGGACGCCGCGGGGCGCCCCGTGCTCGTCGTCCTCGCGGCGTTCGTGCTCCAGAGGAGCCTGCGCCGCCGGTACCTGTCATGGAAGGAGTCGtcgcggctgcggctgcgggccgccgccgtcaccgtgcAGGCGGCCGTCAGGGCCATGGCGGCCCGCCGCGAGCTCTCGCTCCGGAAGCAGATCAGAGCAGCCACGCGCATCCAG gcgcaATGGCGTGCGCACAGGGCAGTGTGGAGCTATCTGATGACGAGGAGAGCCGCCCTGATCTGCCAGCGTTCTTGGAGACAGAGCATGGCAAGCAGGGAGCTCAGGAAGCTCAGACTG GAAGATCTTGAGAGGGAGATGCTGGATGAGATGTGCAGGCTGCGTGAGATGGTGGACGTGCTCCAGCAGGCCGTCAATGACGCGGAGACGAGGGCCGTTAATgagagggaggcggcgaagAAGGCGATAGCCGAATTGGAGGCGGCCCCGTTGATCAAGGAGACCGTGGTGATGGTTGAGGACACCGAGAAGGTTAACTCATTGAATGCCGAAGTTGACCGCCTGAAG GATTTGCTGGGAGCTGAAATGAAGGAAACGTTTGCCGCGAAGAAGGTGCTTGCTGAAGCTGAATTGAGGAATGAGAAACTGGCTAGGTTGCTTGGAGTCGAGGAGGTTAAGAACAAACGGTTGCAAGATTCGCTGAAAAG GATGGAGGAGAAGGCTTCCAATCTagatgaagaaaacaaaatgcTTCGACAGGCTGTTGCGTCAATTCCTACTATCAAGTCACCATCGACCGAAAACCATGAAGCGCCTAATATTCAG GAGACTACTGATAATGAGAAAACACCAAATGGTGCAGTGAAGCCCATCATAGTGGATAGGGAGGGTAATATCCAT GAGAAGAGTGCTGAACAACCTAGCTCAAATGGTAATGAAGCTGAGAAGCAACAGCAA GAGCTTCTGATCAAGTGTCTATCTGAAGATCTGGGTTTCTCGATCGGTAGGCCAATTGCAGCATACCTCATCTACCGATGTATGGTCCATTGGCGATTATTTGAAGAGGAGAGGACCCCAGTCTTTGACCGGATTATTCAGAAGATTACTACTGCCCTTGAG GGTCGAGACAACAATGACACATTAGCGTATTGGCTGTCCAATTCATGCACACTGCTGGTTCTTCTCCGAAGGACACTGAAAATCAACGGGGTAGCTGCTTTGGCTCGTCAGAGGCGAAGAGCATCACCCTTGAAGGTACCACAG GAAGACGAAGATCCTAGTCATCATGACCGTCCACTTTCTGATGGACGGTTGATCGGTGGGCTAGCTGAAGTTTATCAAGTTGAGGCCAAGTATCCAGCTATTGCATTCAAGCAGCAGCTGACAGCATTGTTGGAGAAGGTTTATGGAATAATCAGGCACAACCTGAAGAAGGAACTGTCCCCACTTCTCAGCCTGTGTATTCAG GCACCAAGAACATTTGTTGTCAGCCCCAGAGGATCATGTTCTCAAGGAACAGATTTGGCACAGCAAGCTTCCATGGCACATTGGCAGAGCATCATCAAAATCCTCACGAATTCTCTCAATGTTATGAAATCCAATTAT GTGCCTCCATTCCTGATCTGCAAGCTGTTCACTCAAGTTTTCTCATTCATCAATGTGCAACTGTTTAACAG TCTTTTGCTACGGCGTGAATGCTGTTCGTTCAGTAACGGAGAGTATCTCAAAGCTGGGCTGGATGAGCTAGAGCATTGGTGCTTTTGGCTGACTGAAGAG TATGCAGGCTCTGCCTGGGATGAGTTGAAGCATATTAGGCAAGCAGTCACACTCTTGATACTCGAAGAAAAGCACAGCAGGAGTCTCTCAGAGATCACAGACGACTTTTGCCCA GCGCTGAGCATGCAGCAACTGTACCGGATCAGTACGATGTATTGCGACGACAAGTATGGAACCCTGGGCATTCCATCAGAA GTCATCTCGAGCATGCGGACCAAGATGGTCGAGGGCTCTAGCAGTCCATCCGCTCACGACGACATCAACTCGTTCTTGTTAGATGATGACTTTAG CATACCATTCTCTGTTGACGACATTGCCAAGCTGATGGTGCACGTGGATGTAGCGGATATGGACCTCCCGCCACTAATTCAAGAGAACAGTGGCACCAAATTGGGACACTGA
- the LOC117858307 gene encoding cytosolic sulfotransferase 14, translated as MRRRQLAMSSSVQTVPQQEADAQAEETNQQLYQRFTDLVSSLPSSDGLSYLRLYLHGQGWRASQVPMVGAMVAGARFAARPTDVVLASLVKTGTTWTKALLYATVRRREHPPDAADHPFHSLGPHECVQILEYQIYAHGRVPDIGDLPDPRLFATHVPFAALPGSVAGGGCKVVYVCRDPKDTLVSLWHFINKFRAKEGMGLLSAEAAADMFCAGESPFGPYWEHVLGYWRAHLARPDRVLFFRYEEMMRDPAAHVRRLAEFVGLPFGVAGEDDTADAIVRLCAFERMCGLEATKSGRTELGTGAVENSFFFRRGVVGDWVNHLSPETARRIDDITRSKFEGSGLTV; from the coding sequence ATGCGGCGTCGCCAACTCGCCATGTCGTCCTCCGTGCAAACCGTTCCCCAGCAAGAAGCCGATGCGCAAGCGGAGGAAACCAACCAGCAACTCTACCAGCGTTTCACCGACCTGGTCTCCTCCCTGCCGAGCTCCGATGGCCTGTCGTACCTGCGGCTCTACCTCCACGGCCAAGGCTGGCGCGCCAGCCAGGTGCCCATGGTCGGCGCCATGGTCGCCGGCGCCCGCTTCGCCGCGCGGCCCACGGACGTCGTCCTCGCCAGCCTGGTCAAGACCGGCACCACGTGGACCAAAGCGCTCCTCTACGCCACCGTGCGCCGGCGGGAGCACCCTCCGGACGCCGCCGACCACCCTTTCCACTCCCTCGGGCCCCACGAGTGCGTCCAGATCTTGGAGTACCAGATCTACGCGCACGGCAGAGTCCCCGACATCGGCGACCTCCCGGATCCGAGGCTCTTCGCCACGCACGTCCCCTTCGCGGCGCTGCCGGGgtccgtcgccggcggcggctgcaagGTCGTGTACGTGTGCCGCGACCCCAAGGACACCCTGGTCTCTCTATGGCACTTCATAAACAAGTTCAGGGCCAAGGAGGGGATGGGGCTCCTctccgccgaggccgccgccgacatGTTCTGCGCCGGCGAGTCGCCGTTCGGCCCGTACTGGGAGCACGTGCTCGGGTACTGGCGCGCGCACCTGGCGCGGCCCGACCGGGTGCTCTTCTTCCGGTACGAGGAGATGATGAGGGACCCCGCGGCGCACGTCCGGCGGCTAGCGGAGTTCGTGGGGCTCCCGttcggcgtcgccggcgaggacgaCACGGCGGACGCCATCGTCAGGCTGTGCGCTTTCGAGCGCATGTGCGGGCTTGAGGCGACGAAAAGCGGCAGGACGGAGCTGGGGACCGGCGCGGTGGAGAACAGCTTCTTCTTCCGGCGTGGCGTGGTGGGGGACTGGGTGAACCACCTCTCACCGGAGACGGCGCGGCGCATCGACGACATCACCCGCTCCAAGTTCGAGGGCTCCGGTCTCACCGTCTAG